One genomic region from Streptomyces sp. NBC_01304 encodes:
- a CDS encoding GlxA family transcriptional regulator, which produces MDRLCKNLAMPSVRSTSVHRVAVLVRHGVLPMELGLVHELFGAARSPAGEPLYEVRTCGLAPGPVRTNADFPILASHGLEALDWADTVLVPASREEDESLRAPLAGELGSVLTRIAPSVRLASICTGAFLLAAAGLLDGQRATTHWLSAGLFARTFPAVGVDPEVLYVDEGRVLTSAGEAAGIDLCLHMIRCDFGAAVAAEVARRTVVPPHREGGQAQYIPRPVVAALESSTGSARAWALGRLGEPLTLGELAARSSMSVRTFSRRFLAEAGMTPMQWLTRQRLDRARELLEETDRTVDRIAADAGFGTGASLRQHFHALLGVTPRAYRATFRGPARAERGSATRPGVGADFRSGEG; this is translated from the coding sequence ATGGACAGGTTATGCAAGAATCTGGCCATGCCTTCTGTGAGGTCCACTTCCGTTCACCGCGTGGCCGTCCTCGTCCGGCACGGTGTGCTGCCGATGGAACTCGGCCTGGTCCACGAGCTGTTCGGCGCCGCCAGGTCGCCTGCCGGGGAGCCGCTGTACGAGGTGCGCACCTGCGGGCTCGCCCCCGGTCCGGTGCGTACGAACGCCGACTTCCCGATCCTTGCGTCGCACGGCCTGGAGGCCCTGGACTGGGCCGACACGGTCCTGGTGCCGGCCTCGCGGGAGGAGGACGAGTCGCTACGGGCGCCGCTGGCAGGGGAGTTGGGGTCGGTCCTCACCCGCATCGCACCCTCGGTCCGGCTCGCCTCGATCTGCACCGGCGCCTTCCTGCTGGCGGCGGCGGGCCTCCTGGACGGGCAGCGGGCGACCACGCACTGGCTTTCGGCGGGGCTCTTCGCGCGGACCTTCCCGGCGGTGGGCGTCGACCCCGAGGTCCTGTACGTCGACGAAGGGCGGGTGCTGACCTCGGCGGGGGAGGCCGCCGGGATCGACCTGTGCCTGCACATGATCCGCTGCGACTTCGGCGCGGCGGTCGCGGCAGAGGTGGCCCGGCGCACGGTGGTGCCGCCGCACCGGGAGGGCGGTCAGGCGCAGTACATCCCCCGGCCCGTGGTGGCGGCTTTGGAGTCGTCGACCGGGAGCGCGCGGGCCTGGGCCCTTGGACGGCTCGGAGAGCCTTTGACCTTGGGGGAGTTGGCGGCCCGTTCCTCGATGAGCGTACGCACCTTCAGTCGCCGGTTCCTCGCGGAGGCGGGGATGACCCCCATGCAGTGGTTGACGCGGCAACGCCTCGACCGGGCAAGGGAGTTGCTGGAGGAGACGGACCGCACGGTCGACCGGATCGCGGCGGATGCGGGGTTCGGCACGGGGGCGTCGCTGCGGCAGCACTTCCACGCGCTGCTGGGGGTTACGCCTCGGGCCTACCGGGCGACGTTTCGGGGCCCGGCGCGGGCTGAGCGGGGGAGCGCGACACGCCCGGGCGTGGGGGCGGATTTCAGGTCTGGCGAAGGATGA
- a CDS encoding N-acetyltransferase — protein sequence MICYGPTVLDLVEDLVDAYAEVFSAPPWNENEESIQRFQYRLCNDTERPGFRAALVQSGQGVDGFATGWITPESLPDTPTYARIMEQLGPQRVAELLVGALELDELAVRRHARPQGVGRSLLSELTSDAPLGRAWVVLARRAAAAVASYRRLGWHEVPSLPSSGSELMVFLAPRHPAVA from the coding sequence GTGATCTGTTACGGACCCACCGTCCTCGACCTCGTGGAGGACCTGGTGGACGCCTACGCCGAGGTGTTCTCCGCCCCGCCGTGGAACGAGAACGAAGAAAGCATTCAGCGATTCCAGTACCGCCTCTGCAACGACACCGAACGTCCCGGCTTCCGGGCCGCGTTGGTCCAGTCCGGGCAGGGCGTGGACGGCTTCGCCACGGGTTGGATCACGCCGGAGTCCTTGCCGGACACGCCCACGTACGCCCGGATCATGGAACAGCTCGGCCCTCAACGGGTCGCCGAACTCCTGGTCGGGGCACTGGAGTTGGACGAGCTGGCGGTACGCCGGCACGCGCGACCGCAGGGAGTGGGACGTTCCCTGCTCTCGGAGCTCACGTCGGACGCTCCGCTGGGGCGGGCCTGGGTGGTCCTTGCCCGCCGGGCTGCGGCCGCGGTGGCCAGCTACCGAAGGCTGGGCTGGCACGAGGTGCCGTCGTTGCCGTCGTCGGGGTCCGAGCTGATGGTGTTCCTGGCGCCGAGGCATCCTGCTGTGGCTTGA
- a CDS encoding DUF397 domain-containing protein, with product MPGYEFAKSSYSSGNGECVEVATNLPGSVAVRDSKQPRGATLRFSTAAWHSFLREAGAGTTQVRTAD from the coding sequence ATGCCCGGCTACGAGTTCGCGAAGTCCAGCTACAGCAGCGGCAACGGCGAGTGCGTCGAGGTGGCCACCAACCTTCCCGGCTCCGTGGCGGTGCGTGACTCCAAGCAGCCCAGGGGCGCAACCCTCCGCTTCTCCACTGCCGCTTGGCATTCCTTTCTGCGAGAGGCCGGGGCCGGCACGACCCAAGTCCGCACTGCGGACTGA
- a CDS encoding helix-turn-helix domain-containing protein: MRQEQAPQGNRASTVLGRRLGGELLKLRLAAGLTQTQAAKALTASTAKVAKMESGWVPMRDPDIRALCELYGITDAKVGEHLLALAAADRDRRKARGWWNQYPELRSLVEYVALEDVATSVRTWQLAFVPGLFQTPDYARALAVGSASWEDPDEIERFVEAKVARQARLKGESPLRIWAVVAEGALRQLVGGREVMRAQLDHLVRTARLPNVKLQVMPALAGAHPGMTSSFNLVSFAESGAMDVVYMDTSSSTLWLESEKDAAHHGNLFDRIARLSLAQHDSRALIESIRKEM; encoded by the coding sequence GTGAGGCAAGAACAGGCACCCCAGGGCAACCGTGCTTCCACGGTGTTGGGACGACGCTTGGGCGGGGAGTTGCTGAAGCTCCGTCTCGCCGCCGGCCTGACCCAGACCCAGGCGGCCAAAGCCTTGACCGCATCCACGGCGAAGGTCGCCAAGATGGAGAGTGGTTGGGTGCCGATGCGGGACCCGGACATTCGGGCCCTGTGCGAGTTGTACGGAATCACGGATGCCAAGGTCGGCGAGCACCTGCTGGCCCTTGCAGCTGCTGATCGGGATCGACGGAAGGCCCGCGGCTGGTGGAATCAGTACCCGGAGCTTCGCTCGCTGGTTGAGTACGTCGCTCTGGAGGATGTCGCCACGTCGGTCCGGACCTGGCAACTGGCCTTTGTTCCCGGGCTGTTCCAGACCCCCGACTACGCTCGCGCACTCGCCGTCGGTAGCGCCTCCTGGGAAGACCCGGACGAGATCGAGCGGTTCGTGGAGGCCAAGGTTGCCCGTCAAGCTCGGCTCAAGGGTGAGTCCCCGCTGCGGATCTGGGCCGTCGTCGCCGAGGGTGCGCTCCGCCAACTCGTAGGCGGGCGGGAAGTTATGCGGGCGCAGCTCGACCATCTCGTACGCACTGCGCGACTGCCCAACGTGAAGCTTCAGGTCATGCCGGCACTCGCCGGAGCTCACCCCGGGATGACCAGCTCATTCAACCTTGTCTCGTTCGCCGAGTCCGGCGCGATGGACGTGGTCTACATGGACACGTCGTCATCTACGCTGTGGCTGGAGAGCGAGAAGGATGCGGCCCACCACGGGAACCTCTTCGACCGCATCGCCCGGCTCTCACTGGCGCAGCACGACTCGCGCGCCCTGATCGAGAGCATCCGCAAGGAGATGTGA
- a CDS encoding ATP-binding protein, translated as MPFVAEACEVAGLRRVMRLHLPLWGLPELIESAQLCVTELATNVINHVGVGTPAELAVSMNGTYLRIEMRDPNTRALPTLLSVDGEAEEGRGMAIVDAITHRWGVTLREDGKAVWCELETGLMSPNGHAGGPRVEQAEACLSLYGSAVPQWALSTSRLSAVVGEAWAIDLIADLLHWLRAHGCDPDEVLDRAQVHFEAEMGAV; from the coding sequence TTGCCCTTCGTCGCGGAGGCCTGTGAAGTCGCAGGTCTGCGCAGGGTGATGCGGCTGCACTTGCCGTTGTGGGGCCTACCCGAACTCATCGAATCGGCTCAGCTCTGCGTCACGGAACTGGCCACGAACGTCATCAATCACGTGGGCGTCGGAACGCCGGCCGAGCTTGCGGTGTCCATGAATGGCACCTATCTCCGCATCGAGATGCGGGACCCGAATACTCGGGCTCTGCCCACGCTGCTCTCCGTAGACGGCGAGGCTGAGGAAGGGCGAGGCATGGCGATCGTCGACGCGATCACTCACCGGTGGGGCGTGACGCTTCGGGAGGATGGCAAGGCGGTGTGGTGCGAGTTGGAGACTGGGCTGATGTCGCCGAACGGGCACGCCGGGGGCCCACGGGTTGAGCAGGCGGAGGCATGTCTTTCTCTGTACGGCTCCGCAGTGCCTCAATGGGCCCTCAGTACCAGTCGCTTGAGCGCGGTAGTGGGGGAGGCGTGGGCGATCGACCTGATCGCCGACCTCCTTCATTGGCTTCGGGCACATGGGTGCGATCCCGACGAGGTGCTGGATCGAGCGCAGGTGCACTTCGAGGCCGAGATGGGCGCGGTTTAG
- a CDS encoding YDG/SRA domain-containing protein → MAAYRAAFGHIGDHLPGAHFASRKEAKDAGLTKEAEAGISWGRDVQGEVAADAIVLNHGYEDDVDWWSDIIYTGHGGQDRSTKRQVRDQNWTDRGNAALRRSGEREYPVRVLRGASGEELYSPVTGYRYDGLYQVVEWRQSEGQAGFQMCRFRLRRLTDDQQELTPIEQQIADLLAGVPPRRTSTIDRIVRDTAVSRRVKSWYRHRCQICQLALTVGADGASYAEGAHIQSLGNSDPGPDVDGNVLCLCPNCHIRFDRGALYLTDDLRVVDRFAAEAPRVRLTTDERHRIQKRFVRAHRRRWRIVEQEV, encoded by the coding sequence ATGGCTGCATACAGGGCTGCCTTCGGGCACATCGGGGACCATCTGCCGGGCGCGCACTTTGCTTCCAGGAAGGAAGCCAAGGATGCCGGTCTTACGAAGGAGGCGGAGGCCGGCATCTCGTGGGGGCGCGACGTTCAGGGCGAGGTGGCCGCCGATGCGATCGTGCTGAACCATGGCTACGAAGATGACGTGGATTGGTGGTCGGACATCATCTACACCGGCCATGGTGGGCAAGACCGGTCGACCAAGCGTCAGGTGAGAGACCAGAACTGGACTGATCGCGGGAACGCCGCACTTCGGCGGAGTGGTGAGAGGGAGTACCCGGTCCGGGTACTCCGGGGGGCCAGCGGTGAAGAGCTGTACTCGCCAGTCACGGGATACCGGTATGACGGGCTGTACCAGGTCGTTGAGTGGCGTCAGAGCGAAGGGCAAGCCGGCTTCCAGATGTGCCGCTTCCGGCTTCGGCGCCTGACGGATGATCAGCAGGAGCTCACGCCCATCGAGCAGCAAATAGCGGATCTGCTTGCTGGGGTGCCGCCCCGTCGGACTTCGACCATTGATCGCATCGTGCGCGATACCGCGGTCAGCCGTCGAGTCAAGAGTTGGTACAGACACAGGTGCCAGATATGCCAACTAGCCCTCACTGTTGGGGCGGATGGGGCGAGCTACGCGGAGGGCGCCCATATTCAAAGTCTGGGCAACTCCGACCCTGGCCCTGATGTTGACGGCAACGTTCTTTGCCTGTGCCCCAACTGTCACATCCGCTTCGACCGTGGAGCTCTCTACCTTACGGATGACCTGCGAGTGGTCGACAGGTTCGCTGCCGAGGCGCCGCGGGTGCGGCTGACAACAGACGAACGGCACCGGATACAGAAACGTTTCGTACGTGCACATCGGCGGCGTTGGCGGATCGTGGAACAAGAGGTCTAG
- a CDS encoding DNA sulfur modification protein DndB, with product MSEHIEATSDLDAVASSLKGNLLSLPAKFEAIGFLSAAGVMKKVTFVVPFREVAEQLTFERLLDRHDFDAESLTTPGQRDISQSHADKIATFLQGADRPYLGTLTVAIDESDVRIEEIQRVSPNVSLVRLTIPSTSDNPVIEDGQHRVKGLTQAWQVITEDAKRLPEQQQFSEARNLLEASSIEVTMLLENDASVLSTIFVKMASTRPISSSLIAIMDSSAIQNRLGQMVTRGSIFLADRTSYLSAAAARKLASAKGRGYDPLYPAAAVRSAAASMAGVGVRDRSPDQREGILTALIEKRARDEQRSMEDVLKAVADEVASAVDYAAGRIPGWKQLLAGTTTVSDFKANFVHSSAAGLHVIANVIAVARAAGIDTEAVIDALAEAPWSRYDLRETQRDGEVVRVHELYEGTLVNTAFDTKAGMWRAAPGGATRTTYEAAIKETLRWLADNDQSLRKLTDVSVLQQLGLGGRKVGRPSKQLKV from the coding sequence ATGTCTGAACACATAGAAGCGACCAGCGATCTGGATGCCGTTGCGTCCAGCCTCAAGGGCAACTTGCTGAGTTTGCCAGCGAAGTTCGAGGCGATCGGCTTCCTCTCGGCCGCGGGCGTGATGAAGAAGGTGACGTTCGTTGTTCCGTTCCGGGAGGTTGCCGAACAGCTCACCTTTGAACGGCTCCTCGACCGGCACGATTTCGACGCTGAGAGCCTGACCACGCCTGGTCAGCGAGACATCAGCCAGTCGCATGCGGACAAGATCGCCACCTTCCTGCAGGGGGCAGACCGGCCCTACCTCGGCACGCTTACCGTGGCCATTGACGAGAGTGACGTCAGGATCGAGGAGATCCAACGTGTCTCGCCAAACGTCTCACTCGTGCGTCTGACGATCCCTAGCACCAGCGACAACCCTGTCATCGAGGACGGTCAGCATCGTGTCAAGGGTCTGACGCAGGCTTGGCAGGTCATCACCGAGGACGCCAAGAGGTTGCCGGAGCAGCAGCAGTTCAGTGAGGCTCGGAATCTCCTGGAGGCGAGCAGCATCGAGGTCACGATGCTGCTAGAGAACGATGCGTCTGTTTTGTCGACGATCTTCGTGAAGATGGCCAGTACGCGGCCGATCAGCTCCAGCCTGATAGCCATCATGGACTCCAGCGCGATCCAGAATCGGCTGGGGCAAATGGTCACAAGGGGCAGCATTTTCCTGGCGGATCGCACCTCCTACCTGAGTGCGGCAGCCGCACGCAAGCTGGCCTCAGCGAAGGGGAGGGGGTACGACCCCCTGTATCCGGCTGCCGCTGTGCGATCGGCTGCTGCGTCCATGGCGGGCGTTGGCGTGCGCGACCGAAGTCCTGACCAACGTGAGGGCATCCTCACCGCGCTGATCGAGAAGCGGGCGCGCGATGAGCAACGGTCCATGGAGGACGTCCTCAAGGCGGTCGCCGATGAAGTGGCGTCGGCAGTCGACTACGCCGCGGGCCGCATACCTGGATGGAAGCAGTTGCTGGCCGGGACAACGACGGTGTCCGACTTCAAGGCCAACTTTGTCCATTCGTCGGCTGCGGGCCTCCATGTAATTGCCAATGTCATTGCGGTCGCTCGAGCGGCTGGGATCGATACGGAAGCTGTCATCGATGCGTTGGCGGAGGCTCCGTGGAGTCGGTACGACCTGCGTGAGACCCAACGTGACGGTGAGGTTGTTCGTGTTCACGAGCTCTATGAAGGAACACTCGTGAACACGGCCTTCGACACCAAGGCGGGGATGTGGCGGGCGGCGCCTGGTGGCGCGACACGCACGACGTACGAGGCCGCAATCAAGGAGACCTTGCGGTGGCTTGCCGACAATGATCAGTCGCTGCGGAAGCTGACGGACGTCTCCGTGCTGCAACAACTGGGCTTGGGTGGCCGGAAAGTCGGGCGACCGAGCAAGCAACTAAAGGTGTAG
- a CDS encoding SEC-C domain-containing protein — protein MRPDTPAEADAEPGPDHGHPDLSADHIAEAERLLRTATQYPEDAEQLLLHAAAHLELAGERARATTLYDQLLSGALDNPVLVRALKAANLWEYGHEAEARAIIDGVRVAAPRDPAAWVIVAEALESHDELTQAHEIFTEAADLLVTPDTPIPHESRPLLIGRHRVRRLLGAAHDAWDFAADSLHTAPVPLDELHDPKRLWALGSSNPAELQAEITRLRAELGSYREALSRPFPVAVLHWPASEMAELLSAYPALASEYPSHEEHLAGIEGALRELSASGTPNLGIVTATVPSYEAFAASEAASPGDADLLPQYATTLAARGRAVGWPPRGECWCGSGNQYAQCHGPFAP, from the coding sequence ATGCGCCCCGACACGCCTGCCGAAGCCGACGCCGAGCCCGGTCCCGACCACGGCCACCCGGACCTGAGCGCCGACCACATCGCCGAAGCCGAGCGCCTGCTGCGTACCGCGACCCAGTACCCCGAGGACGCCGAGCAGCTACTGCTGCACGCGGCGGCCCACCTGGAACTGGCCGGCGAACGGGCCCGCGCGACCACGCTCTACGACCAGTTGCTGTCGGGTGCGCTGGACAACCCTGTCCTGGTCCGGGCCCTGAAGGCCGCCAACCTCTGGGAGTACGGCCACGAGGCGGAGGCCCGCGCGATCATCGACGGCGTACGCGTCGCGGCTCCGCGCGACCCGGCGGCCTGGGTGATCGTGGCCGAGGCCCTCGAATCCCACGACGAACTGACCCAGGCCCACGAGATCTTCACGGAGGCCGCCGACCTCCTGGTAACCCCGGACACCCCGATCCCCCACGAGTCCCGCCCCCTCCTCATCGGCCGCCACCGAGTCCGCCGCCTCCTGGGCGCGGCCCACGACGCCTGGGACTTCGCAGCAGACTCCCTGCACACGGCACCGGTCCCGCTGGACGAGCTGCACGACCCGAAGCGGCTGTGGGCACTGGGGTCGTCCAACCCGGCGGAGCTACAGGCTGAAATCACGCGGCTGCGGGCGGAGTTGGGGTCTTACCGGGAGGCCTTGTCACGGCCGTTCCCGGTGGCGGTGCTGCACTGGCCTGCAAGCGAGATGGCGGAACTGCTTTCCGCGTATCCGGCGCTGGCTTCTGAGTACCCCTCGCATGAGGAGCATTTGGCGGGGATAGAGGGGGCGTTGCGGGAACTCTCGGCTTCGGGGACGCCGAATCTGGGGATCGTTACGGCGACTGTGCCTTCTTATGAGGCGTTTGCGGCTTCGGAGGCTGCTTCTCCGGGGGATGCGGATCTGCTGCCTCAGTATGCGACGACGTTGGCGGCTAGGGGGAGGGCTGTGGGGTGGCCGCCTCGGGGGGAGTGCTGGTGTGGGTCGGGGAACCAATACGCACAATGCCATGGGCCCTTTGCGCCGTAG
- a CDS encoding class E sortase produces MLWGGAEVAVTVGLVLLLLVVHQLWWTNRQARQGAERQVQALEREWAASEERSPDDLADVPSEEPDEQAEEEPGSGDGAGDGPQQPVSAAKPPPKPDWDQAYAVLTIPRLGIRVPVAQGVSKSGVLNKGYVGHYPGTAQPGGKGNFALAGHRNTHGEPFRYINRLRSGDQLKVETKAATYTYTVGRTLAQTSPRDGGVIAKVPQSQVKPGAGYSEPGYYITLTTCTPEYTSKYRLVVWGKLTGTRPR; encoded by the coding sequence GTGCTCTGGGGTGGTGCCGAAGTCGCCGTCACCGTCGGGCTCGTGCTTCTGCTGCTCGTCGTCCATCAGTTGTGGTGGACCAATCGGCAGGCCAGGCAGGGCGCCGAGCGCCAAGTGCAGGCCCTGGAAAGGGAATGGGCGGCGTCCGAGGAGCGTTCGCCTGACGACCTCGCTGACGTCCCTTCCGAGGAGCCGGACGAGCAGGCGGAAGAGGAGCCCGGGAGCGGGGACGGAGCCGGCGATGGCCCGCAACAGCCCGTCTCCGCAGCCAAGCCGCCCCCGAAGCCCGACTGGGACCAGGCCTACGCCGTGCTCACCATCCCGCGCCTCGGCATTCGCGTCCCCGTCGCCCAGGGCGTCAGCAAGAGCGGGGTGCTGAACAAGGGTTACGTCGGTCATTACCCCGGCACCGCTCAGCCGGGCGGGAAAGGGAACTTCGCGCTCGCCGGGCATCGGAACACCCATGGTGAGCCCTTCCGGTACATCAACCGGCTTCGGTCGGGGGACCAGTTGAAGGTCGAGACGAAGGCGGCGACGTATACGTACACCGTGGGAAGGACGCTTGCGCAGACCTCGCCCCGGGACGGCGGGGTCATCGCCAAGGTTCCGCAGAGTCAGGTCAAGCCGGGCGCGGGGTACAGCGAGCCGGGGTACTACATCACGCTCACCACCTGCACACCCGAGTACACGTCCAAGTACCGCCTCGTGGTGTGGGGCAAGCTCACCGGCACGCGTCCTCGCTAG
- a CDS encoding DUF3311 domain-containing protein, with protein sequence MITRPRRRHPHRHLLWLVVPFLLFIVALPFVNRVEPVVLGLPFFFAWLLGATVLTPVSVWLAWRGDHKAATHSEAGTR encoded by the coding sequence GTGATCACACGCCCCCGCCGACGTCACCCGCATCGCCATCTCCTGTGGCTGGTCGTCCCCTTCCTGCTCTTCATCGTCGCGCTGCCCTTCGTGAACCGGGTCGAGCCCGTCGTTCTCGGGCTTCCGTTCTTCTTCGCCTGGTTGCTCGGCGCGACGGTCCTCACGCCCGTGTCCGTGTGGCTGGCCTGGCGCGGCGATCACAAGGCGGCGACGCACAGCGAGGCGGGGACCCGATGA
- a CDS encoding sodium:solute symporter family protein, with protein MSSDATIATTIFGVFMVATVALGLFAVRGRGGQGGLAEWSVGGRSLGAVFIWVLMAGESYTSFSYLGAAGWGYNYGSPVLYVVAYMSCGYAVGYLVGPMLWAYARDHQLVGITDIIAHRYGRPWLGAVIAVLATVFLLPYIQLQITGMGVVVSTISYGSISLNWAYFIAFAVTTGFVVVSGLRGSAWVSVLKDVLVIGTLGFLAFYVPFHYFDGYGPLLDRIVAEKRDWLTLPGHGGSTSGLGQAWFATTSFLNALTVVIFPTTVAGYLGARNADALRRNAIWLPAYNVLLFVPMLLGMAALFVVPGLAGADSNLALFKLIVDSLPAWAVGVIGVAAALSSVVPMAVFMLVIGTMWGRSVLSLVPSLARDRRQKAASQVVVVVAGTIALIMTYAVPNTLVRLSLISYEGMAQLVPMLLLGLVWRRFSTAAALSGVAVGVAIVCALVFTDNDPVLGVNAGMVALAANLAVALVVTYAGPKDRDERPDGDVLAQDVLGKDVLGKDVSGKEALAN; from the coding sequence ATGAGCAGCGACGCCACCATCGCCACCACCATCTTCGGCGTCTTCATGGTCGCCACCGTGGCTCTCGGGCTGTTCGCCGTGCGGGGCCGGGGCGGGCAGGGCGGGCTTGCCGAGTGGTCGGTGGGTGGGCGGAGCCTCGGAGCCGTTTTCATTTGGGTGTTGATGGCGGGGGAGAGCTACACCAGCTTCAGCTATCTGGGCGCCGCGGGGTGGGGGTACAACTACGGGTCGCCCGTGCTGTACGTCGTCGCGTACATGTCCTGCGGGTACGCCGTCGGGTATCTCGTCGGCCCCATGCTGTGGGCGTACGCGCGTGATCATCAGCTGGTCGGGATCACCGACATCATCGCCCACCGGTACGGCCGGCCCTGGCTCGGCGCGGTCATCGCCGTCCTCGCGACCGTGTTCCTGCTGCCCTACATCCAGCTGCAGATCACCGGCATGGGTGTCGTCGTCTCGACGATCTCCTACGGGTCCATCAGCCTCAACTGGGCCTATTTCATTGCCTTTGCCGTCACCACCGGGTTCGTGGTCGTGAGCGGGCTGCGGGGGAGTGCCTGGGTGTCCGTGCTGAAGGACGTGCTGGTGATCGGGACGTTGGGGTTTCTGGCGTTCTACGTTCCCTTTCATTACTTCGACGGGTACGGGCCGCTCCTCGACCGGATCGTCGCCGAGAAGCGCGACTGGCTGACGCTGCCGGGGCACGGGGGCAGTACCAGCGGGCTCGGGCAGGCCTGGTTCGCCACCACCTCCTTCCTCAATGCCCTGACCGTCGTGATCTTCCCGACGACCGTCGCGGGCTATCTCGGCGCCCGCAACGCCGACGCCCTGCGCCGCAATGCCATCTGGCTGCCCGCGTACAACGTGTTGCTCTTCGTGCCGATGCTGCTCGGGATGGCGGCCCTGTTCGTCGTGCCCGGGCTTGCGGGCGCCGACTCCAACCTCGCCCTCTTCAAGCTCATCGTGGACTCGCTGCCCGCTTGGGCGGTCGGGGTGATCGGGGTCGCGGCCGCGCTCTCCTCCGTCGTGCCGATGGCCGTGTTCATGCTGGTGATCGGGACCATGTGGGGGCGCAGTGTGCTGTCGCTCGTGCCGAGCCTCGCCCGGGACCGGCGACAGAAGGCCGCCTCGCAGGTCGTCGTCGTGGTCGCCGGAACGATCGCGTTGATCATGACCTATGCCGTTCCCAACACCCTCGTACGGCTGTCACTGATCTCGTACGAGGGGATGGCGCAGCTCGTCCCGATGCTGTTGCTCGGCCTGGTCTGGCGCCGCTTCTCGACGGCCGCCGCGCTGAGCGGGGTCGCCGTGGGGGTGGCGATCGTGTGTGCGCTGGTGTTCACCGACAACGATCCGGTGCTCGGCGTGAACGCGGGGATGGTCGCCCTCGCCGCCAATCTCGCGGTCGCGCTCGTGGTGACGTACGCGGGGCCCAAGGACCGGGACGAACGACCCGACGGCGACGTACTGGCGCAGGATGTGCTCGGGAAGGACGTGCTCGGGAAGGACGTATCAGGGAAAGAGGCCCTGGCGAACTAG
- a CDS encoding DUF6412 domain-containing protein has translation MLNGWKSMKTTRPIAVLLFLLAQVLLTDAGTLSAAVALAATAAAGSALAVCTVIASRTAPAVPPARVRTAIRDREQRTAFLPQRDPDASGRRRPRAPGRLVLTAA, from the coding sequence ATGCTGAACGGCTGGAAGTCCATGAAGACCACCCGCCCGATCGCCGTGCTGCTCTTCCTCCTCGCCCAGGTCCTGCTCACCGACGCCGGCACGCTCTCCGCCGCCGTCGCGCTCGCCGCCACCGCCGCGGCCGGGTCCGCCCTCGCCGTGTGCACGGTCATCGCCTCGCGCACCGCGCCCGCCGTGCCGCCCGCGAGGGTGCGTACGGCCATCCGCGACCGTGAGCAACGCACCGCCTTCCTGCCCCAGCGGGACCCCGACGCCTCCGGGCGCCGGCGCCCCCGAGCACCCGGCCGTCTCGTCCTGACGGCCGCGTAG
- a CDS encoding YidC/Oxa1 family membrane protein insertase — MSVFSAFFGGFADLVERFADVLHPIFQSSAAAAAIILFTMAVRLAVHPLSRAAARGQRAQRRIAPQVAELRKKHAKSPERMQKALMELHAKEKVSPFAGCLPSLLQLPAFFLMYHLFSSSSIGGEPNTLLGHQLGGAPLGGRFHDALADGGLFGAAGLVYLALFALVAAVATFNYVRTKRQMAAAPAQPEGTPQMPGMGAMMKFMPLMSFMTLFTVGVVPLAAALYVVTSTTWSAAERFFLYRDMVPGTLATAM, encoded by the coding sequence ATGTCCGTCTTCTCCGCTTTCTTCGGCGGCTTCGCCGACCTTGTCGAGCGCTTCGCCGACGTGCTGCACCCGATCTTCCAGAGCTCCGCGGCCGCCGCCGCGATCATCCTGTTCACCATGGCCGTACGCCTCGCCGTGCACCCCCTCTCGCGGGCCGCGGCCCGCGGTCAGCGGGCCCAGCGCAGGATCGCGCCGCAGGTCGCCGAGTTGCGCAAGAAGCACGCCAAGAGCCCCGAGCGCATGCAGAAGGCGCTCATGGAACTGCACGCCAAGGAGAAGGTCTCGCCGTTCGCCGGCTGCCTGCCGAGCCTGCTGCAGCTGCCCGCGTTCTTCCTGATGTACCACCTGTTCTCGAGCTCCTCGATCGGCGGCGAGCCCAACACCCTGCTCGGCCACCAGCTCGGCGGGGCGCCCCTCGGCGGACGCTTCCACGACGCGCTTGCGGACGGCGGTCTCTTCGGTGCGGCCGGGCTTGTCTACCTCGCGCTGTTCGCGCTCGTCGCCGCCGTCGCGACCTTCAACTACGTGCGTACGAAGCGGCAGATGGCGGCCGCGCCCGCGCAGCCCGAGGGCACCCCGCAGATGCCCGGTATGGGAGCAATGATGAAGTTCATGCCGCTCATGTCCTTCATGACGCTCTTCACGGTCGGCGTCGTCCCGCTCGCGGCCGCGCTCTACGTCGTGACCAGCACCACATGGAGCGCCGCGGAGCGCTTCTTCCTCTACCGGGACATGGTCCCCGGGACCCTCGCCACCGCGATGTGA